In a genomic window of Brettanomyces nanus chromosome 1, complete sequence:
- a CDS encoding uncharacterized protein (CAZy:GT20), translated as MTIYIASLFLPYTIHFEVEASKVPMLNDDEIVEPVESLNSNNATRIGSPSEESDYEDSTISILKSLAKNKSTSNLSYEESELASISSGEASEQPSFRQQLQQQLQQPQQQQQPIMFTPSNRVSVQDFFFNNPNSSRLSLSSPSIEDTQARSEGGYFAAATNTTAESPASGSAIATTPSKINTVPAVGSVGSGGSGASTSSPTGAVQRSKSGIPPSGLAGSSASAYVRPHSRLRNPPPPTNVSELLPRPSLEHTRSTRSFGSSMSRALLARRASSQVIPRQRSSLAGADVGFEGDGDSAAMMKPLSGQRADDQLDRYFAEKTTNGKVVPFGGFSRDYKSLLNEQNNVFATAPWKVVHYERGNGSLRNAVHQAVESGHLKDVQWIGTPCMPSDLVPQKTRDAISVKLNAEYASDPIYVSDDVFEGAYDRFCKQVLWPILHYQLPEQQKANEFLNGSWRDYETVNRQFADKLIAKYKEGDIIWIHDYHLMLVPAYVRKALPKAKIGFFLHVSFPSSEVFRCLAQRKQILEGLLGADCVGMQADEYVAHFFQSCNRLLLADFDDYGIHYGNRTISVTHNPIGIDAFGLQKVINGDVVNNWRVLVRDRWAGKMLIVSRDKMDKIRGVKEKLLAYERFLNENPEYLEKTLLLLICIPGRAAADEKMENEILTVVDRINSRRDNIASDRPVIVLNQDLQFEQYLALLSEAGLFIVSTLREGMNLTCHEFVEASSEDHSPLILSEFVGSAAVLSGGALITNPYNVRQVAEAIRISVEMSAEEKGRRWKAMHEAVLRHDSLNWVIQDLKDIDEASLLNTSQQPGDMKQLTWAAVDNALLKSNSMSHTDSGSTYSRLFIIDLGVLISNVEVHGTKINPIQQRLTDSIINNLASDPSNAVYLLSSSTKADLGMRCRSMNDVGILSENGAYVRLCNELEFTSLVSHKELEWLSAVVDTMKSFSLRIPGAYVETESSMVRFHTEGSHDIEPEHRDKLVGELMAHINELYGHDWNLHAHVVNKMVVVQEADTVQKALSYIVDQSQLTFVMATGETSPTNEEVYNFFRERRERFANNVLTVKMGKAHDSSNAEFKLHGMNELLIALSRVA; from the coding sequence ATGACTATCTATATTGCatctttgtttcttccttACACAATTCATTTTGAGGTTGAGGCATCCAAGGTGCCTATGCTCAACGATGACGAAATTGTTGAGCCTGTAGAATCCCTCAATAGCAATAATGCTACGCGGATTGGTAGTCCttctgaagaatctgacTATGAGGATTCCACAATCTCCATTTTGAAGTCTCTTGCCAAAAACAAGTCCACTTCTAACTTGTCCTATGAAGAATCCGAATTGGCTTCTATTTCGAGCGGCGAAGCATCTGAGCAGCCATCATTTCGGCAGCAACTGCAACAGCAACTGCAACAGccgcagcagcagcaacaaccCATAATGTTCACTCCTTCCAATAGAGTGTCAGTGCAggactttttcttcaacaatccCAACAGTTCCAGGCTGTCTTTAAGCTCTCCTTCGATAGAGGATACTCAGGCCCGTTCTGAAGGCGGCTATTTTGCTGCCGCCACTAATACCACTGCTGAATCTCCAGCCTCTGGGTCTGCTATTGCTACCACGCCTTCCAAGATTAACACGGTGCCTGCAGTTGGCTCAGTGGGTTCTGGAGGCTCTGGGGCCTCCACTTCTTCGCCCACCGGTGCCGTTCAGAGAAGCAAATCTGGCATTCCACCCTCTGGATTGGCCggttcttctgcatctgcCTATGTTAGACCTCACTCGAGGTTGAGAAATCCTCCCCCTCCTACTAATGTATCAGAGCTTCTTCCTAGACCAAGCTTGGAACATACCAGATCAACTCGTAGTTTTGGTAGCAGCATGAGCAGAGCCTTGTTGGCTCGTAGAGCCAGCTCTCAGGTTATTCCTCGTCAGAGATCTTCATTAGCGGGTGCTGACGTCGGATTTGAGGGTGATGGTGATTCGGCTGCAATGATGAAACCACTCAGTGGACAGAGAGCTGATGATCAATTAGATCGCTACTTTGCTGAGAAGACTACCAATGGAAAAGTGGTTCCCTTCGGCGGTTTCTCCCGTGATTACAAGTCCTTGCTAAACGAGCAGAACAATGTGTTTGCTACTGCTCCTTGGAAGGTTGTTCATTACGAACGTGGTAACGGTAGTTTACGTAACGCCGTTCATCAAGCTGTCGAAAGTGGTCATTTGAAAGATGTTCAATGGATCGGTACTCCTTGTATGCCTTCAGATTTGGTTCCTCAGAAAACCAGAGATGCCATTTCTGTGAAATTAAATGCTGAATACGCTTCCGACCCAATATATGTATCAGACGATGTCTTTGAAGGAGCTTATGATCGATTCTGCAAGCAAGTTTTATGGCCTATTCTTCACTATCAGCTTCCTGAACAGCAGAAGGCCAACGAGTTTCTCAATGGTTCATGGAGAGACTATGAAACTGTAAACCGTCAGTTTGCCGATAAATTAATTGCTAAGTATAAAGAAGGCGATATTATTTGGATTCACGACTACCATTTAATGCTTGTTCCAGCCTACGTTCGTAAGGCTTTACCTAAGGCTAAGAttggcttctttcttcacgTTTCCTTCCCGTCCAGTGAGGTTTTCCGTTGCTTGGCTCAACGTAAGCAAATCCTTGAAGGTTTGTTGGGCGCTGATTGTGTTGGTATGCAAGCCGATGAGTACGTCGCCCATTTTTTCCAGAGCTGTAACAGGCTTCTATTGGCAGACTTTGATGACTACGGCATTCATTACGGTAACAGAACTATCAGTGTCACCCATAATCCAATTGGTATTGATGCTTTTGGATTGCAGAAGGTCATTAATGGTGATGTGGTGAATAACTGGAGGGTCTTAGTGAGGGACAGATGGGCTGGAAAGATGCTGATCGTGTCTAGAGACAAAATGGACAAGATTCGTGGTGTAAAGGAGAAACTTCTAGCCTATGAACGATTTCTCAACGAGAATCCAGAGTATCTAGAGAAGACTCTTCTCTTACTTATCTGTATTCCTGGGCGTGCTGCTGCTGACgaaaagatggaaaacGAGATTCTTACTGTTGTGGATAGAATAAATTCTCGCAGAGACAACATTGCTAGTGACAGGCCTGTTATCGTTCTTAATCAGGACTTGCAATTTGAGCAGTACTTGGCCCTTCTTAGTGAGGCGGGCTTGTTTATTGTGTCCACTCTTCGTGAAGGTATGAACTTGACGTGCCATGAGTTCGTTGAAGCGTCTTCAGAAGACCATTCACCGTTGATTTTAAGTGAGTTTGTTGGCTCTGCCGCAGTTTTGTCCGGTGGTGCCTTGATCACCAATCCTTACAATGTTAGGCAGGTGGCAGAAGCCATTCGAATTAGTGTTGAAATGAGTgctgaagagaaaggacGCAGATGGAAGGCTATGCACGAGGCAGTATTACGCCATGATTCGCTCAACTGGGTTATTCAAGATCTCAAGGATATCGATGAGGCCAGTTTACTAAATACAAGTCAACAACCGGGGGACATGAAGCAGCTAACGTGGGCCGCAGTTGACAATGCTCTTCTGAAGAGCAATTCGATGTCACATACAGATTCAGGTAGTACCTATTCTCGTTTGTTTATCATTGACCTTGGTGTTCTTATTTCCAACGTGGAAGTTCACGGAACCAAGATCAACCCTATTCAGCAAAGACTTACAGATagtatcatcaacaatctGGCATCGGATCCTTCAAATGCAGTGTATTTATTAAGCTCCTCTACCAAAGCTGATCTTGGAATGCGGTGCAGAAGTATGAATGATGTGGGAATTCTTTCTGAGAATGGTGCGTATGTTAGACTCTGTAACGAATTGGAGTTTACTTCTTTGGTGTCTCATAAGGAATTGGAATGGTTGTCTGCCGTGGTGGACACGATGAAGTCTTTTAGTCTTAGAATTCCAGGAGCTTACGTGGAGACTGAGTCTTCTATGGTGAGGTTCCACACAGAGGGAAGTCACGATATCGAACCCGAGCACAGGGACAAGCTTGTCGGAGAGCTAATGGCTCATATCAACGAATTATATGGTCATGACTGGAACCTACATGCTCATGTAGTGAACAAGATGGTCGTGGTTCAAGAGGCAGATACTGTGCAAAAGGCTCTTTCCTACATTGTTGACCAGAGTCAACTTACGTTTGTTATGGCTACAGGAGAGACCAGCCCTACCAATGAAGAAGTGTACAATTTCTTCAGAGAGCGTAGAGAGCGGTTCGCCAATAACGTGTTGACCGTAAAGATGGG
- a CDS encoding uncharacterized protein (BUSCO:EOG09343V1A), whose protein sequence is MGDLTLSEEFDAVVERLNNFHRDGNRAAFVKQYNDRLDQLKDLDNKVDQLHLFSSNEPLDDISTDNLKFLAIPYHLAHFMEQYGGVRSDGAPDKRSRLVNLLHADSIYMGFLHRAQDYGILTKAQSELLDSLKENNQLELSQIEIRDPVLRRQRKIENYKKEKAFREALEVLKDKESMKEMDDEVVRNILQEQLQYYALKSFEALEGNVMELELLKNATRFEEQEVPTENDSDRERKKQDQKGKFDKGFTDKVESIDNPVFSDKGRVLRPFTIVPAQTREQIRTGIQGTGQKLPTMTVEEFVDHELKNGGMVSNTNEHEDNDDKDNDQYQDKETYKQRELDEFKDYHAKGSGNTKGNMG, encoded by the coding sequence ATGGGAGACCTTACATTATCAGAGGAGTTTGATGCTGTTGTAGAGAGACTGAATAATTTCCATCGAGACGGAAACCGCGCGGCATTCGTCAAACAATACAATGATCGGCTTGACCAATTAAAGGACCTTGACAACAAGGTAGATCAGTTACATCTTTTCAGCTCAAACGAGCCGCTAGACGACATCAGTACGGATAATTTGAAGTTCCTTGCGATTCCGTATCATCTCGCACATTTTATGGAACAATACGGAGGTGTTAGAAGTGATGGAGCTCCGGATAAACGGTCTAGATTGGTGAACCTACTTCACGCTGATAGCATTTATATGGGGTTCTTACACAGAGCACAGGATTATGGGATTTTAACTAAGGCACAGAGTGAGCTGTTGGATTCACTAAAAGAAAACAATCAACTTGAATTGTCTCAAATTGAAATTAGAGATCCAGTATTGAGGAGACAGAGGAAAATTGAGAACTacaagaaggaaaaggcaTTCAGAGAAGCATTGGAAGTGTTAAAGGATAAGGAAAGTATGAAAGagatggatgatgaagttgtACGCAATATATTACAGGAGCAGTTACAATATTATGCTTTAAAGAGCTTTGAAGCTTTAGAAGGAAACGTAATGGAATtggaattgttgaagaatgcAACGAGATTTGAGGAACAGGAGGTTCCAACTGAAAATGATTCTGATcgagagagaaagaaacaggATCAGAAAGGGAAATTTGATAAGGGATTTACGGATAAAGTTGAATCGATTGATAATCCGGTCTTTTCTGATAAAGGTCGGGTTTTACGTCCATTCACCATCGTTCCCGCTCAGACAAGAGAGCAGATCCGTACCGGAATTCAAGGTACTGGACAGAAACTACCGACGATGACCGTGGAGGAGTTTGTGGATCATGAGCTCAAGAATGGAGGTATGGTATCAAACACAAACGAACATGAAGACAATGACGATAAAGACAACGACCAATATCAAGATAAAGAGACTTATAAACAGAGAGAGCTGGATGAGTTCAAGGACTATCATGCCAAGGGAAGTGGTAATACGAAGGGAAACATGGGCTGA
- a CDS encoding uncharacterized protein (BUSCO:EOG09343SV0), with product MSTPICKNCKTQTTPLWRRDESGQVLCNACGLFLKLHGRPRPISLKSDVIKSRNRVKHNNSKSGPNTPELKAKDSRAKFSSKQYRPKSSRSGSKRNSNGSNVTSSQSENGSNGTPHFGSMAAVTGSAAATTTGTTAGATGANMGSPANGKSPGLLPLLPRNQNGITSPVQAYAYGNTNSWVGKSQVNPTIHPLHYPSSTPAQFASNLARVTSPLLLSSTAPPKFNPSQSSERSSSQQNLGRDAILNAAGALETLSQQSSNDKIPGMRLDNKAQSANGNSGNGNGLPTPSDSAHSHTTEALPLIGYGRKPYSPSTELNGYATPPLLPTGSAKLPSLDSATTRPGMSPNFGAYQSQNTEKLPPLKNLTQNSSPLGSNPPTPNFGAQQQQQQRSQMISPMLVGSADGTRLPSLGRSPMLASFQQQQQQQQQQQTQQFQSQQNGLTSNEELRTRISELELVNDLYKTRIIELEATDNAAKQREMLLKKRIDDLTDMLRRRKEYRYSGEYAGQALQTMRGVPQISAIQAVQGKNQMSSSSKPHNQQQKPQQPQQQPQQLASPPVPQVQPQQTQQQPGGDLKRIKVEPN from the coding sequence ATGTCCACTCCTATTTGTAAGAACTGCAAGACGCAGACAACTCCTCTCTGGCGTCGGGATGAATCTGGTCAGGTACTTTGCAATGCTTGTGGCTTGTTTCTCAAGCTTCATGGAAGACCTAGACCTATCTCCTTAAAGAGTGATGTCATCAAGTCCAGAAATAGAGTCAAGCACAATAACTCCAAGTCTGGGCCTAACACTCCCGAATTAAAAGCCAAAGACTCTAGGGCCAAGTTTTCATCGAAGCAGTACAGACCCAAATCTTCCAGATCTGGCTCTAAACGAAACAGCAACGGTAGCAATGTCACCAGTTCTCAATCTGAGAATGGCTCTAATGGAACTCCGCATTTTGGCTCTATGGCCGCCGTTACTGgctcagcagcagcaacgaCAACAGGAACCACGGCTGGAGCAACAGGGGCTAATATGGGCTCTCCTGCAAATGGAAAATCACCCGGATTACTTCCCTTGCTACCACGTAATCAAAATGGCATTACTTCTCCCGTACAGGCATATGCCTACGGAAACACAAACTCTTGGGTTGGAAAGTCTCAGGTGAATCCTACCATTCACCCGTTACACTATCCTTCTTCGACTCCTGCTCAGTTTGCTTCCAACCTGGCCAGAGTGACgtctcctcttcttctttcgtcTACGGCGCCACCTAAGTTTAACCCATCACAATCTTCTGAAAGATCAAGTTCCCAGCAGAACCTGGGTAGAGATGCGATCCTCAATGCTGCCGGCGCATTAGAGACTCTCAGTCAGCAAAGCTCTAACGACAAGATTCCGGGAATGCGCTTGGATAACAAGGCTCAGTCAGCCAATGGAAATAGCGGTAATGGTAATGGCCTTCCAACACCTTCGGATTCTGCTCATTCGCATACTACTGAGGCGCTTCCTCTTATTGGTTACGGTCGGAAACCTTATTCTCCCTCTACAGAACTTAATGGTTACGCGACACCTCCACTTTTGCCAACTGGCTCCGCAAAGCTTCCTTCCCTAGATTCTGCAACGACAAGACCTGGAATGTCACCAAATTTCGGTGCTTATCAGTCTCAGAACACAGAGAAGTTACCTCCTCTCAAGAATCTTACTCAGAACTCTTCTCCATTGGGATCTAACCCACCAACTCCAAACTTTGGTgctcagcaacagcagcagcagcgaTCTCAGATGATTTCGCCCATGCTAGTTGGTTCTGCAGATGGTACACGTCTTCCCTCTTTGGGGAGGTCCCCAATGTTGGCATCATTccagcagcaacagcaacaacagcagcagcagcagacCCAACAGTTCCAATCTCAACAGAATGGATTGACTTCGAATGAAGAGTTGCGGACGCGAATTTCGGAGCTTGAATTAGTGAACGACCTTTACAAGACTCGGATTATCGAGTTGGAAGCTACAGACAATGCTGCCAAGCAAAGGGAAATGCTACTTAAGAAGCGGATCGATGACTTGACGGATATGcttagaagaagaaaggagtaCAGATACTCAGGGGAGTATGCAGGTCAAGCTTTGCAGACAATGCGGGGAGTGCCTCAAATATCGGCAATACAAGCTGTTCAAGGGAAGAACCAAATGTCATCTTCGTCTAAACCGCATAATCAGCAACAAAAACCTCAACAGCCCCAACAACAACCTCAACAACTAGCCTCGCCTCCAGTGCCTCAAGTACAGCCCCAGCAAACTCAACAGCAGCCTGGAGGAGATCTCAAGAGAATTAAAGTTGAACCGAATTGA